The DNA region CATGACTTGTCCAAATAAAACACTGAACCAAATGGGAGTATTCGGTTTGGCAAAACAAGTTAAGGCTTTACCTCTTGCTGCTGCTATTTCAGCAATTGTTTTTTCGGCGGGCGCTGCTGCTGCTGAGGTTGATTTTTCAGGCTATGTGCGCTCTGGTTTGGGGATGAGTGGAAGTGGTGGTGACCAATGGGCTTATCAGGCAACAGGCTCAGGTTCAAAATATCGTCTCGGTAACGAGACAGACACCTATATGGAGCTTGGTTTAGGCAGCAACCTTTGGGAAGATGGTGATAAGTCATTCAGATTCGAGAGTCGCATGGCCTATAAAACGTTCCAAAATAAAGACTGGGCAGCCATGCAAGGTCATGATTGGAATGAAATGGCTTTGCGGGAAGCCTATGTTAAAGGTGATAACCTGTTTGAATCCATGCCTGGCGCGAGCATCTGGGCTGGTCAGCGCTTCTACCAGCGTCAGGATATCCACATGATCGACTTTTACTACTACGATGTTTCTGGTCCTGGCGCAGGTCTGGAAAATATTGACGTAGGTCTTGGTAAACTGAATCTGGCATGGACCCAGAATAATGACGAGAGCGACTTCCAGACAGGCCATGGTAGATTTGTCGGCAACATGTTCGATGCTCGTCTGAATGATATTGCGGTTAACACAGACGGTTTCCTTCAGTTGGGTCTGACCTATGGTACTGCATCAGAAAATAAGAATTCTGAAGCGCTTAGGGGTAAGGAAAAGAGCGGTTACATGCTGACAGCCGAGCATACTCAGACTAACTTTTTTGGTGGCTTTAACAAGTTTGTTGTCCAGTACGCCACTGACGCTATGAGCACTTGGCAAATGGGGGCCAGTGGTAAGACCGAGCCGCTTGACAAAGATGTTGACCAAAGCCTGCTTCGGATTATTGACCATGGTGCTTTCGACCTGCCTGACAGCAACTTCAGCATGAGTTATGTGGCAATGATGAACAAGCTGAGCAATGATCCTGATACTGGGCGTACTTGGTACACCGTAGGTGTTCGTCCTCAGTACCACTGGAATCAGGTGATGAGTACTGCGGTTGAGTTGGGTCATGACCGTGTCAAATTTGACAAAAATGCTTCTGGTGTTGACGCCGGCAAGACCTATAAAATGAACAAGGTTACCGTTGCTCAGCAGTGGTCTGCG from Endozoicomonas sp. NE40 includes:
- a CDS encoding maltoporin; this translates as MSFESLVYVLPEFLKTFTYCTRSFHWQNANHANDVIHFSKTVHESAAMGGNYCCAWIMTCPNKTLNQMGVFGLAKQVKALPLAAAISAIVFSAGAAAAEVDFSGYVRSGLGMSGSGGDQWAYQATGSGSKYRLGNETDTYMELGLGSNLWEDGDKSFRFESRMAYKTFQNKDWAAMQGHDWNEMALREAYVKGDNLFESMPGASIWAGQRFYQRQDIHMIDFYYYDVSGPGAGLENIDVGLGKLNLAWTQNNDESDFQTGHGRFVGNMFDARLNDIAVNTDGFLQLGLTYGTASENKNSEALRGKEKSGYMLTAEHTQTNFFGGFNKFVVQYATDAMSTWQMGASGKTEPLDKDVDQSLLRIIDHGAFDLPDSNFSMSYVAMMNKLSNDPDTGRTWYTVGVRPQYHWNQVMSTAVELGHDRVKFDKNASGVDAGKTYKMNKVTVAQQWSAGDSVWARPTIRVFGTYAKWNDKQALNGFRDGDGNFDAVAYNEKFGSSKDGFTFGVQMEAWW